Genomic window (Roseivirga sp. 4D4):
TCTAACATTAAAATATTGACAAGCCTCGGTTATGGTTGTGATGAGGAAGTGGTTCGCCTAATCAAGCTTTTGAAGTTCGAGAGGGCTTTCAATAAAGGCAGAAATGTTACGGCTCACAAGAAACTAAAAGTTGACTTTAAGCTCCCCTCGGTTAAACCGAAAACCCAAAAGATCAACTATCAAATTACCTCAAAGGTGAGCAAGAGCAAGTCTGAGCCTGTTAAACAGTCAAAGCACTATACCTACCAGATTAATTTAAAGAATTGACTTTTGAGGTAAGCACTTTACTCAATTTTCAAAAAGGCTTATCTTAGTCTGGAATCAACCTTACACACAATGACTGGATTAGGATTTCTCGACCTGGTAATCGGTATAATATTCATCTATTTTTTGCTCAGTATTGTAGTTTCTATCCTCTTAGAAATTCGCTCAAAATCACTAAGTCTTCGCGCACATAACTTAGAGGCTTGGTTAAAAGATACTTTCGAGAAGGAAGGCTTAGCTGATAAACTCCTAGATCATGATTTGATCAAAACCTTAGTGAAAAAAGGGCGGAAGCCAGCTTACATACCTGATCAGAACTTTGTTGATGCCCTATTTGATATCGTGAATCAAGAAGACGGCAATGGGGTTACTTATACTGTCAACGAAATCAAAGGTGCCTTTGAGAAATCGCAGTTGCTTCCCAATGATTTGAAAAGAAATATCCTTCAGCAAATTACCGAGGCAGAAACCAAAGCACAGAACTATATCAAAGCCAAAAAGGATGAAGTGATTGATGAGTTGCTTGAGGTAAAGAAAGGCGTTGGAGATTGGTTTGATAACTGTATGATTAGGGTGGGAGGCACCTACCGGAATATGCAGCAAAAGTGGCTATTGGTATTTTCATTCACTGTAGTGTTCCTATTTAACGCAGACACCATTACGCTTTCGAAATACCTTTATAACAATAAGGACGTCCGTGATGCACTGGTGGAGCAAGCCTCAAGGAGTACGCAGGATTCACTGACTGTCGCTTTTTATGAACAGGTAATGGAGCGTTCTGCTCTTGCCCAGAATACGGATTCTGTTGTGATCGGCCAGGACGGAATGGTTTTAATTAATGAGATTAAGGGAAGCGTCTCTAATTTAAAAGAGGTTAATGCCGAGCTCAAAGCTTTGAGTCTACCGCTCGGTTGGGATTCTTTCGTTTTGTCTTTGAAGAAGTCCAAAGACGATTTGGGTTTTTGGAACTATGTACTGATTTTCCTCATGAAAATTGTGGGCTTGGTCATCACTGGATTCGCGGTATCCATGGGAAGTCCCTTCTGGTTTGATATTCTGAACAAGCTAGTGAATCTTAAGGGGACAGGAGGGAAGCCTGCTCCTAAAAAGTGACGCTTGTGCCATTTTAATTCGGATCGAAGCCAGTGGTTTATGCTGTCAGGATTTCTTTCGATATGGCATAATTACGAACTGCTGCGTCAACAAACTGTCAACATGAGAATTGGTAAGATTCCATATCATTTCTGCCTTAATAGCTCTCATGTCTACGTTTTGACAGGTCGGAAAGCTTGAACGATTAATAGTTAAACTTGGATTGCTACCAAAAGTATTGCTAGTTTCATAGCACAGCCAAAACACAATGGAACGAAAAACGATTTTGATCATTGATGATAATCGTGATATCATTCGCATGATTGCAGATGAGCTCAAATCTCATCATATCAATTTTAATGTAATCAATGCCAACAATGGTTTGAACGGTGTCCGTGTTGCCAAGCAGGAATTACCTGACCTGATTTTGATGGATTGGGATATGCCAGTTATGGATGGACTGGAGGCAATTCGTATACTTAAGGACGATTCTTCAACACAGGATATACCAGTGATTATGGCCACGGGAAAAATGACAAATTCCGAAGACCTTCAAACGGCATTAGAGGCAGGGGCTGTAGACTATGTGCGCAAGCCTGTAGATTTCATTGAACTGAGTGCTCGAATCAATACAGCTTTGAGACTTAAAGCGCAACAATTGGCGATTAATGAGCTGTTGCAAAGCGAGATAGACCTGAAGAACAGGAAGCTCAGCACAACTTCTATGCTCATTGTAGAGAAGAATAGTCTGTTAGGGCAGTTACATGGTAAAGTAGTTCGTTTGGAGTCTTCTTTACCAGATATCAGTACGGAAGAATTACGATACCAAGTAAAACAACTCAAGCGTCAGATCTCAAACGATTTAGACCTTGATAGTAGTTGGGATACCTTCAAGATGCATTTTGAAGAGGTAAACCCACATTTCTTCGATCGGCTTACAGAGATCTCAAATGAACTTACCCATAAAGACTTAAAGATTTGTGCCTACATCAAGCTCAGAATGGACAACAAGGAGATCGCGCGCTTGTTGAACATCACTTCTGGTAGCAGCAGGACAGCCTTGTATCGGTTGAAAAGGAAGCTGCATATTCCCGAAGAAGAGAATTTGAGAGAAGTAATCGAACAAATTGATTAGCCATTTACCATGATACGTCACGTCATAACACGGATAGTCTTTCTCAGTTTGCTGATTGCCTTTGCTGCTTCTGAAGTCACTGCTCAGCAGTCATACCTGTATGGTCTGCCGTATCTACAGGCCTATAACCCGAAGGATTATGACGGATTGGGCCAGAACTGGGATGTACTTCAAGGCGATGATGGGCTAATGTACTTCGCTAGCAAAACAGGAATATTGACCTTTGATGGTAAGCACTGGAATACCACGCTTCTAAGCAATTTCAATACCGTTAGGTCATTAGCTAAGGATAGCAATGGAAGAATCTATGTCGGTGGCATCGGTGATCTTGGATATTTGGAAACAGATAGTCTTGGAGCTCACAAATTCACGTCACTGATTGACCAAGTCCCGGAGGACTACAGGAATTCTAATCCCGACTTTTATAAGACCCATATCACCGATGAGGGGGTGTTTTTTATGACTCCTTATTTTGTTGTAAGGTATTTCAATGATGAGATTGAGGTAATTCTTGCTGGCAATGAAAGAGGTAATATCAATAGAGGTTACATGGTTAACAACCGTGTTTATTACCTATTGCCCGTTTCCGGCTTGTATACCTATGAAGATGGAGATTTTCAGTTAGTAAAAGGTGGGGAAAAGGCGACAATGCCTAGATCAACGACAAGTGGATTGGTGCCATGGGAGGATGATAAACTCCTATTGATAGAATATACCGGTGATGCTTTAATCTTTAGCGATGAGGGAGCGGTAAGGGCAGAGGGCCCCGTCTTCGATAACCTGAAGAAACTATTGAGGGGCGTTTTTGTCATGGATATCGTACCAATTTCAGGTTACGGTTATGCTATGAATTCGGCAAATGATGGGTTGATTATAACCGATGAAAGATTCAATGTTATTCATCACCTCAGAAAGCGTGATGGCCTTTCAGACAATGCGGTGAGAAAAGGTTTTGTCGACAAGTCAGGGAATTACTGGGTGGCTACAAACAAAGGCTTGACTTATGTAATGCTTAACAGTCCATTCACCATGGCCGATGAAAAAACAGGAGTTGATGCCGGCCTGCTGAGTGCTATGCTTAAGAATGATACGCTTTTTTTAGGTACGACATGGGGTATAAAGTATTCGGAGGGAAATTCCTTTAAGCAAATCGAATCGTCCCAACAAGAAACCTGGGATCTGGATATCATAGATGATAAGCTCTATGCTTCCATTGGCAATGCGATTGTTAAGGTGAATATGAATGGACCAAGCGAAAAGGTTATACCGGCAGAACCTTGGGGTTTGGCACCACTTCCCACACGACCCGGCAAATACATTGTACACGGTTTCAATAATCATTTGTTTTTACTTGGACTGAAAAACGGAAAACTAGTTGGAGAGGCTCAGATAGAGGGGTTTTGGGGAAATGTCCCAGTCATTGGTGAGGATAATGCAGGTTATATATGGATGGGTGATGGTTTGGATACACTAAGAAGAGTCAAGCTAAATGCAGCACTGGATTCAATCGTAGAGATGAAGACTTTTGGGCCCGAGCATGGCTTACCTAGAATGGATGCCAATCAGGTGGTGGTTTTCCCAGAAGCTAAGAACGGAATACTCTTCGTTGGAGATGACTACTATTTCGAATATCACGCAGAGAAAGATACTTTCATGCTCTTTGAACCTTTCGAGGGTTTAGTGGGAGGTGATAAATATCGAATCTTAGAACAGACACCAAATGGTAATGTGTATACCGTTACAGCTGGACGCAAAGTTCGGTTTACCAAGGATGACGATGGTTATTCCTTGGATACCACCTCATTTGCCAAAATCAATGATTTTCAGACACAAAAAATCTACCCACTTCCAGATAACACTGTGTTGTTCGTTGGCCCGGAGGGCTTAATTCAGTATCACCCCGATTGGGTGCCCAAAGAAATAACACCTTTCAAAACAGTCATGAGTCAAGTGAAAACAGGTGATCAGGTCTTGTTTGGAGGGGTGACATTTGCGCAGGCATTTCTTGATAACGGTTCGGGACTCGACTATAAAAACAATTCAATATCGTTTGACTTCAGTGCTCTTTCTTTTGAGGATTCAGAAAAAAACCTTTTTAGATATCAACTGGAAGGTTATGAAGAAAGCTGGAGTGACTGGAGTACGAGTACTTATAAAGAGTATACCAATCTCTCGGAAGGCAGATATACATTTAAAGTCAGGTCTAAGAACATATATGGTCATGAGGGAGAAATAGCAACGTTTGAATTTAGAGTTTATGCACCTTGGTACAGAAGTACCTTGGCATTCGGTGGATATGGCCTTCTGATTATTCTTGCCATTTGGATTATCGTTAGGGCATATACGCACAGGCTTTTGAAGGAGAAAGAACGCTTAGAGAGACTCGTTGAGGAGCGTACTCAGGAAATCATCATGCAGAAAGATGAAATAGCAATTCAGGCAGAAGAGCTAAAAACAAACAATCAAAAGTTGATCGAATTGGGGCAGTTCAAAGAAGATATGACATCAATGATCGCGCATGATTTGAAAAACCCGTTAAGTGTCATCATTCGATCTGGTGAAAAAAAGGTCGCAACCCTTGCTAAGCGCATGCTCAATTTAGTACTGAATATGCTTGACGTTCAAAAGTTTGAGGAGGCGAATGTTCAGCTAAGTCTTGTTCATGGTAGTTTTAATGAGGTAGTTAATCAGGCAATAGAAGATGTCCAAGATGGAATTGATGAAAAGAGTATTGATTTTCAGCTAATCGCTTATGAAGAGCTTAAAACTGAGATGGATGAGGAGCTGCTGGAAAGAGTAGTAGTCAATTTGTTAACCAATGCCATCAAATATTCACCTGCTAATTCGAAAGTGACTGTTGAAATATTAGTGAACAATGAAGGACAACTATACTTCTCTGTAGAAGATGAAGGACCAGGAATTCCTAAGGACAAGCAACAAGCCATCTTTGATCGTTATGTTCAATTGGAAGGTAAAGAGGTTGGTCGATCAAGATCAACAGGTCTTGGTTTAGCCTTCTGTCAACTCGCCATAAGGGCACATAAGGGCGACATAGGTGTGATTTCGGAACCTGATAAGGGTGCTAAGTTTTGGTTTACCTTGCCAAACGTCAATGCCCAATTACTCACTGATGAACCGACAGTAGACCGAGAGGAGCAAGCACTAAGCACAGCCGAACTGGAATTGATTCAAGAGTTGGTTCCAAGACTAATGGAACTAAAGGTCTATCAGAGTACAGAGATAGAAGATGTGCTGAGTACTTTGAATGCCAAAGAGGGTAGTGCCCTAAGCAAACTAGTTGATCGCATCATCAATGCCGCCTTTAATGGTGATGAGGAAGCTTATAAAGCCATTATTAAAGATATTCAGTAGCCTTACTTTTGCTCAAATGGGTTTATACCGGTTAGCTGCCAATGGCCCATTGCTGTTGGAACACTTCCAATAGCATTCATCCGATCGAAAAACTCCTTGACAACAAAAGGTTCGTTCTTAGCTTCCTTCATTCTTGCAAATTCAGCCAAAGCATTTTTGACTAAATGCTTACCTGTGATATAACTGGTCCCATAGCCAGGCTGTCTCAAATAGAGGTGCTGTTCAAAAATGAGAAGCTCTTTTTCAGTTTTCATCCATCCACGTGGTGTGTATTCCGAGTGAATGCCTCCCGCTTCTTCCATGGTCATTTCGTTGGCATGGGCGTACAGTGAACCCAAGCCACGGGCGGCTCTTTGGGCAATCATGATATAGACAATTTCCCTCGATCGTGGAGAGTCTTCATAAAGCCCCGCATCCATAAAGAGTTCTTCAACAGCCGTAGCCATTCCTTCATTTCTTGAGTCGAATATGTTATAGAGCGATGGCCCCTTTCTAATCTCACTTTCATGTGGTTCGTTGTCCATGATCGCTAGTTCGAACCAGTGATAAAAGTGTGAATACAATGGGCGTGGATCATAATGTGTTGCGATCCAAAAGAAGTTTCGGGTTTCTTCGGGAACAAATGAGCCCAAATGCTCTCTAAGGGCCGGTTCGAAGTAATCTTTAACCGTGATAATCTCTTGGTTTTCAAGAAAATCCATCAAATTATTAGCGGCCTGATCGGCTAACCTATCATAGGCTTCCGGAGAATCTGCTGCCTCTAGTTGAGGTAAATTCCTATTCTTGTGTTCCTCCAGCTTCAGGGCTGACCAGGCACCCGCTAACTCTGTTTTTAAAAGCATGACTTCATCTTCCCAGGTCATAGGTACCAGATGTACATTTTGTAAATACCATGAGTAGGCATCTTTTCCAATACCAGAGGGTCCAGTTTTGGATGAAGACTCTGCTTCAAGCCAGCTGACCAGGTCGTCAGTTGAAGCAATTGCGGCATCAATGGCAGAGATGATTTCTGAATCCTCAGCGATACCCGGTAATGCTTTTAAGCCTATCAGATTGGTGCTTTGTGTTCTGATATCTCTAATGCCTGTGATCCATAGGTCCCGGGCATTACCTGTTAGATTTTGTTGTGCCTGAGTATTGAGTGAAGGAATTACTTTTAAGTCGTTTAGGAAAGCCGTTCGTTGGGTTTGATTCAATGGAAAATCGTAGGTCCAGACTTCGGTTGTTGCATGGTGAGTAGGTCCTTCGTGAGCGGGGACATCGCTTCGAGACATCCAGACTGATTTGTAGTAAGCAGGATCGCGAACCCATGGTTTTAAAGTTTTGTAGTTGAATTCATATCCATTCATTTCTGCCCAGACAACCATCCAATCTACTTTTTCACTTACCGGCCAACTGCTCGTATCTATACTATTGAGTCGGCTTCTTAAATTCAGAAAGTCATCCCACCTCGCATCGAATGTCGATGCGGTATAGTCCGGTGCTCCATCCAATAGGGGGGGATTCTCGAATGCCCTCCAATCTGTAAATAGAGATACGAGATCGTTATACCTGGTGGTTGTCGGAGCTTGAGGAGCATTGGTTTGACAAGAAAAACTAAGACCTATAAGGAATAGGCAAAGAAAAGAAGATGAGGCTTTCATAGTTTAAGGTTATCCTTAAAAATAAGCAATCGCTTAGACTTTATCGCTTCCAAATGAGTTCAGGAATGGGTTGGTTCTTTTCGATGATACTGGCCGCTTCGAGATGGAATATGACGCTCTTTATCATCTTGTCACTTACCCAGCTATCCGGTGCCCACTCTGTACTATGGTACCACCTTTCAATATCCTTTAGTTCCTGATGGTATCGCTTGCTGGCGATAGGCATGACACTTTCGTCTTGCATGAAATGATGACAGCTGGCCTGAATAATATCTAGCAACTCATCTATGACTTTAGGGTGTCTTTCCAGAATCTTATCCGTAGCAGCGATTACAAAGCAAGGCCAGGGAGTGAGGTATTCACCAATTCTTCTGATCTGGCCTGAGTCTACATAGGGTTTGGTGGTGTACTTTTCCCAGTAGAATACATCTGTCTCCAGTGCGTTCAGTGAGGCCAGTGCACCATCAAGATTATTGATTACAGTGAATTGATCAGGACGGATGGTTTGACCTTTACTATTGGCATTGACAATGGAAATAAGATGAGAACCAGACCCGAACCGACTGATGGCATGTTGCTTATCAAAGATATTATCATACGCTTCTAATGGATTTTCCAAGCCTGTATGAATTCCCCAGGTCAATGGAGTGATCACGTATTCGCTGATAATCTTACTGGGATTGCCTTTGATTATATCCGTAATCATGCCCTCCGTAAGGAGTATGCATAGGTCGACCTCATCTTCTCTGAGGGCTTTG
Coding sequences:
- a CDS encoding energy transducer TonB encodes the protein MSKPRKDKPLKMPRYRGGESALKSFIEKNLKYPQSALDEKIEGAVEAAYDVDGLGRTSNIKILTSLGYGCDEEVVRLIKLLKFERAFNKGRNVTAHKKLKVDFKLPSVKPKTQKINYQITSKVSKSKSEPVKQSKHYTYQINLKN
- a CDS encoding response regulator translates to MERKTILIIDDNRDIIRMIADELKSHHINFNVINANNGLNGVRVAKQELPDLILMDWDMPVMDGLEAIRILKDDSSTQDIPVIMATGKMTNSEDLQTALEAGAVDYVRKPVDFIELSARINTALRLKAQQLAINELLQSEIDLKNRKLSTTSMLIVEKNSLLGQLHGKVVRLESSLPDISTEELRYQVKQLKRQISNDLDLDSSWDTFKMHFEEVNPHFFDRLTEISNELTHKDLKICAYIKLRMDNKEIARLLNITSGSSRTALYRLKRKLHIPEEENLREVIEQID
- a CDS encoding ATP-binding protein — translated: MIRHVITRIVFLSLLIAFAASEVTAQQSYLYGLPYLQAYNPKDYDGLGQNWDVLQGDDGLMYFASKTGILTFDGKHWNTTLLSNFNTVRSLAKDSNGRIYVGGIGDLGYLETDSLGAHKFTSLIDQVPEDYRNSNPDFYKTHITDEGVFFMTPYFVVRYFNDEIEVILAGNERGNINRGYMVNNRVYYLLPVSGLYTYEDGDFQLVKGGEKATMPRSTTSGLVPWEDDKLLLIEYTGDALIFSDEGAVRAEGPVFDNLKKLLRGVFVMDIVPISGYGYAMNSANDGLIITDERFNVIHHLRKRDGLSDNAVRKGFVDKSGNYWVATNKGLTYVMLNSPFTMADEKTGVDAGLLSAMLKNDTLFLGTTWGIKYSEGNSFKQIESSQQETWDLDIIDDKLYASIGNAIVKVNMNGPSEKVIPAEPWGLAPLPTRPGKYIVHGFNNHLFLLGLKNGKLVGEAQIEGFWGNVPVIGEDNAGYIWMGDGLDTLRRVKLNAALDSIVEMKTFGPEHGLPRMDANQVVVFPEAKNGILFVGDDYYFEYHAEKDTFMLFEPFEGLVGGDKYRILEQTPNGNVYTVTAGRKVRFTKDDDGYSLDTTSFAKINDFQTQKIYPLPDNTVLFVGPEGLIQYHPDWVPKEITPFKTVMSQVKTGDQVLFGGVTFAQAFLDNGSGLDYKNNSISFDFSALSFEDSEKNLFRYQLEGYEESWSDWSTSTYKEYTNLSEGRYTFKVRSKNIYGHEGEIATFEFRVYAPWYRSTLAFGGYGLLIILAIWIIVRAYTHRLLKEKERLERLVEERTQEIIMQKDEIAIQAEELKTNNQKLIELGQFKEDMTSMIAHDLKNPLSVIIRSGEKKVATLAKRMLNLVLNMLDVQKFEEANVQLSLVHGSFNEVVNQAIEDVQDGIDEKSIDFQLIAYEELKTEMDEELLERVVVNLLTNAIKYSPANSKVTVEILVNNEGQLYFSVEDEGPGIPKDKQQAIFDRYVQLEGKEVGRSRSTGLGLAFCQLAIRAHKGDIGVISEPDKGAKFWFTLPNVNAQLLTDEPTVDREEQALSTAELELIQELVPRLMELKVYQSTEIEDVLSTLNAKEGSALSKLVDRIINAAFNGDEEAYKAIIKDIQ
- a CDS encoding substrate-binding domain-containing protein — encoded protein: MSEITIRIGGVPEHFNLPIHLATEDGSFAKSGINLQWTDFPGGTGQMTKALREDEVDLCILLTEGMITDIIKGNPSKIISEYVITPLTWGIHTGLENPLEAYDNIFDKQHAISRFGSGSHLISIVNANSKGQTIRPDQFTVINNLDGALASLNALETDVFYWEKYTTKPYVDSGQIRRIGEYLTPWPCFVIAATDKILERHPKVIDELLDIIQASCHHFMQDESVMPIASKRYHQELKDIERWYHSTEWAPDSWVSDKMIKSVIFHLEAASIIEKNQPIPELIWKR